TCATGTTTGGTTAGGTACTGATCAGAAATCTAATTTTCGGCGATTCTCATGTTCCAAACATTGCCAAACACCCGAAATTAACAAGGTTCCATAGCTAGCAAAGCATTTGAATTGACATAGTCTTTTCATAGCACATTACTGAGTTCATCACACAACAATTCTTTAATGACATGAAAGGTCATCACACACGAGAAGTCTCGAATGACTTGGAAGTTCATTACACACAACAAGTCTCGAACTGAAAAGTTCATCACACTTTAAGTCTATTATCGTGGCCATTACCCCTTGTCTACTGGGTCACAGGGGGCCATTTCCCCTCGTCGTGTGCCTCATTCTCCTCTTGTGCAAGACTGCAAGACGAGCTCTATCAAGCTTCATTACCCTCTCGTCCTCACAACCCACCTTCTCTTTGCACGCCCTCTCGTCCTCACGCTTCTTTAGCTCCTTCCACTCCTTCCCATGACACTCATTCTCTTGCGCTTCATGGAAGACTTCATTGAACAACTGTTGCCTCCGTAGACAATCTCAATATTGGTCCTCTTGGACATTTCTTTGATACTTCGTGATCTATCCAAGTAAAGTACTTGCAAAGAGTAGGAGGTGACTAGATACAAGAAGTGTTTGTGTTAGTGATACACAGTGATGCAAATGAGATCACTTGCATGCCATGTTTATTTGTTTAACATGTCGGTGGGCAGTCATAGGAGTTAGTTGGCCACCCACGATCATGTGCGTGGTTGGGATACATGAATCCTCTACCTTATGTCTGTAGCTTCTTTCGGCTAGTGGACACCTTCACAACGCAAACACCACCACACCAACATGGTGGTGTTTTCACACCCCCCTCCCTTTCTTCTTGTGCAAGTTAGCCCCTCCACGTCTTTGACATGTTCTCTCGATCGGCGGATGACGGCTTTTGTCCTGGAATCGGATGAATCCATGCCTACAACAATAACACTTGTTAGCAAATGACATGAACAAAAAAAAGTGTAAAAAAACAAGAAGTGCTCGGAATAGTATGAACAAATAGTTACCATTCATACTATGTCAACCATTTTGATTACATAAATAATCAAAAGCCGATCCTCTACCACTCCTTCGTCCTGTACGACCACGAACACCACCGGAACCCCCTCTACGACCATCGCCACCACGTATAACACTCGTCTGTCCTCTACAACGACAACCACCATGCCTGCCTCCTCATTCACCATCGGAATGTCATCTACCACCAGACTGGCTAGTGCTacgattgccccccccccccaccattgACGTCTTACTTTTCTTGCATGTCCTTGTATTGTGTTCTGTATCACCACATCCCCATAATTGTTAGTGTCAGGACCTATACATGAAAAATACCTCCATGAACAGTTATATATGGTGCGAGTCATGTTGTGGGTTGCGAATCACAATGCCCACCAATCGCTAGTGATAACGAGCTACGTGTGGCTCGAGCACCAAACGACATTTTCGAAAAAGTATCATCATATTCGACAAAAGATGTTTTCCTTATTTTACTACCATTTATGATGTAATATGAGTGTATTAGTATGAAAACTAACGATTACAATATTGTTTCAAAGACTAATCAAAATATAAATAGTATATAGAAAACTCAGCCACGTAAACACATGGGTCGTATGCAGCCCCTGCCTCCTTCCAAAAAATTAGGGTTCCTGTGCCTCCCGCTGGTGTTGCCATCGGCCCACCTCATCTCCTGTGGCATTAGGGTCATTGGGGCACAGTGGATCCCGGTCCTTGCCGGCGGCCGGACTTCGTTTTCAGATGTttgagttttgttaggatttgagtcCTCTTCAAGAAGGTAAGACGGCGACAGCTccccgaagatggaataaggttctccccgtctAGTCACCGTTCTGGTGATGCGTCTAGATCGTCGGCGGGCGTGTTGAGGTGTGTCTGCGGCGCATCTGTTTTTGGTGGATCTGTTCAGATCCGGTCGTCTTTcgactacgttcgtgtgtcttcacaTTGGATCCCGCACGACAATTTTCTGACTATCTACTAGTACAACAAGTTTTGCCTGACTGCAACGAGGGAGGGAGGGATGAGGGTGGTGCATCTTCGGCTCCCTTCAGTGCTTGCAGTCATCGTTAGGTGATCTACGGATCTGATGtagtttttattattttttgtgtttgttgtactgccatgattaaagACGAATAAATCCAAAGTTTTCCCGCAAGAAAAAAGATGGGTCACTGCTCTTTCAAAAAGAACTCGTTGTTTGTGGGGTGACCCGATCCTAATGATTGGGCGGCCCACTTGGATGTTCGATCACCTCTTGTAACGAAAACAGAGGATGACGCGGACAAGCACAACAACAGAGGCAGAGGTACAACACAAGGCGGCGGAGCTCCGGGCGAATCCTGAAAATTAGCAATGCACGGGCAAAAGATGCGGTGCAGGCTGCAGGAACCGCCGGGTGGAAAGGAGCAGAAAATAGGAGCCCTGCACCACCAGCTCCACAGTCCACACCAATACGGAGAAAATTCGAGCCATGCAGGTGCATCCACTCTCCGGTCTTCCTCGGCTGGCACTTCGATCACCAACAAAAGCTAGAGAAAGCTGTGTTGGCCAACAACCAATCTGATTAATCACTTAGTTAAGGCTATATATTGGCTGTTATTGACCCATGTTCTTGCATCCCAACTCGTAACAGAGCAAGAGCAGGCTTGCAGTTGCAATCACTACCCACGCACGAAGCTAAACCGTCTCAAAGAAACTACTAGCTAGCACTGAGCAATGGCTTCCAATGCGAGCTTGTTAGCCGTGATCATGGCGTGCGCGCTCCTCGGCGGCCACACGTGCCATGGCGCACGCCACCTGGCCGACACCACCCCGGCGGCTGCCCCACCCGCTGCGGCTGCTGTCCCTGGCCTCCCGGCCGTGCCTACCAGGCCGACCCTGCCGCCGATGCCGGCTGTGCCAACGGTTCCGGCCGTGACAGTACCACCTATGCCAACGGTGCCGGCCATGACAGTGCCACCTATGCCAACGGTTCCCGCGGTGACTGTGCCCGCCGTGCCTCAGGTGGCATTGCCTCCTATGCCGGCTGTTCCATCCGTGCCCAAGGTGACCATGCCCCCGATGCCCGCCGCTGCCGTGCCCAAGGTGACCTTGGCGCCGATGCCCGCCATTGTTGTGCCTAAGGTGACGGTGCCACCTATGCCCGCCATTCCTTCCATGCCCAAGGTGACACTGCCTCCGATGCCTTCTATCCCAACATTCAACGTGCCTATGCCGTTCCTGGCACCACCTCCATCAGCATAGGTCTGCCATGCGCATGTTGGCGTGTTCGTCATTTCGGCGGTGGCGCACTCTTCATGTTTGATCCAGTCGCTAGATCACTCGGCAGCTCCTATGTGAAGTATTTGTGTTCATGTTGTATGTTTCACATTTCACGTCCTACATGCCATTTAGTGTGTGTCGATTTTCAAGGGTTGTCCCAGTACATATGTGTGATATATCTATGTATTTACATGTTATATTTACATTGTGTCATTGTTAAATTTGAGTGATAAAAAACTTCAGTATTCAGTGAAGGTGTATTTCGCATCAACACACTGCAATTAAATATCTTCACACTCCTATATCATGCAAAGTTTACTAGCACACACTATTTCTATCTCTTTATCGTCTCACCCACCATAATTTTCTTCCCccaaacctctctctctctctctctctctccccctctctcgtctTGTAGTCTTTGCATTAGCCTCGCCCCCATACGAAAAGTAATTCAAACCCCCTCTTCTACGCATTCTGATTGCTAGAATCCCTCAAATCACGATAGCTCTGCAACTAGCAACCAATTTTTTTGCGATAATATAAATTAAATAAGAAAAAGGCGCAAATATGGTAAAAATCAAATGTGAGAACTCTGACAAAATAGTGATGCATGTAAGAGGAATCGGTTGCTTATAGTCTACAAGAAAATCCTCACCGCTTTAGGAAATCTTTTAGACGTAGTTGCTGACAGTGATGAGCCTACtaatgtttttttttttgaggaattagTCTACTAAtgttcaaatatttatcataggaGCTGGTGGATCTTACACGTAGAAGATTTTCGCCCCTCTCATGTTATGTACCTAGAATTATTGATTGCCTAAAATTTTGAGTGTACAAAATGTTCGACCATGCCGCCTGAGAAACGGTCCTAGATGGTCGGATTTTCCAAACGCACTCGAAACCACCAGAACTGACGTATTCGCGTGGTAGGTTGCCACATAGTTTGTTTCAGTCCATTTGGAGCCAGTTCAAAAACCATTGCCCGAACAGACTACAACAAACACCATATATTTTCCTCGTATATTTGGTCTTGTTACATTCTTAATAAAATGAATGTGTGCATAGTACGATGCAGAGGCCCGGTTatccccttttcaaaaaaataatACCTCATATTGCTAAAATTAAACGAAAATTTCTATGAAAGCTACTTATTGTTTTTTTCGAGAAGGGGAAAACTCCGGATAATATGATGCACACAGCCATATCAAAGCTAGTTGTTGGAATTAGCTATCTATAAAATTTAGCAAATTGGCTTATGACCCAAAAATACATGAATAGACACAAGCAAAGATACGGAAAGAGTGATTGAGAGAGCATGCTTTAAGCCATGTTCAATGCAAGATGCTCAACCCTTATTTGTATAGCAGAGAAAATAATCACCAATGCTTAAGCAAAAACCGGTTAATTTTTACAAGCACCTATCTAAACACCTTGTATTATACATGGTCTTAGCAAGTTTAGATGAGTACGCAACGATGAGTCGTGATATTCTATTCTTATAGATTCAATATTATTTTGTTGATAAAAGTTGAGCGCCAATATTGCCTTATATTCAAAGTGAGACATCAAATTTGAACTCATGTTAAAGTTAAGGGGAAAAGGGTAATTTTATCAGGGAACCAAATATTTCTATACACAATATTTAAACAATCAAGCATAAATAGTATTGTCTTATTTAATCATGTTTACCTGCAGAAAGTAGCATCATATTCCGAAACTTCCCAGCTGTCATCGACAAGTTCAAGCTGGCACTGGTATGGGAGCAGCGACAGAGGCGCGCTGGCGGCTCGTTCTAGCGGCAGCAATGGTCGTTCGGTGATCCATGGaccttgatgtaatttttattatgtttgaggtgctttATACTTCCGATGAATCTTTAttaatagatctgatctttttcgcaaaaaagaaaagaaaaaagaaaaaaatagaaaccaGAGGGTAACGCAGACAAGCACGACAGCAAAGGTACGATAACCGTGGAAACGGTAGACTTATGAATAGACTAACAAGTAACAAAGGCTACGTACCCCANNNNNNNNNNNNNNNNNNNNNNNNNNNNNNNNNNNNNNNNNNNNNNNNNNNNNNNNNNNNNNNNNNNNNNNNNNNNNNNNNNNNNNNNNNNNNNNNNNNNNNNNNNNNNNNNNNNNNNNNNNNNNNNNNNNNNNNNNNNNNNNNNNNNNNNNNNNNNNNNNNNNNNNNNNNNNNNNNNNNNNNNNNNNNNNNNNNNNNNNNNNNNNNNNNNNNNNNNNNNNNNNNNNNNNNNNNNNNNNNNNNNNNNNNNNNNNNNNNNNNNNNNNNNNNNNNNNNNNNNNAATCCAATTTTTAACTGCCTAATTCTTCTTCAATCAAGTCTTTCCACTTGAGCACACCTGTAATATATGTAAGAATAATtagagttatttacccaaaaccaccacacttggagCTAGGGTAACAGGTCGGTACCATATTTGAGCCGGGTCACAAAATGCCACCAGTTTTCAGACTAATTGGTAACACGGAGCACTGATTGGCTGTTTTAGCCGCAGAAACAGCGAAatcgacaggtgggacccacctgtcgggtCGATGTGGCGCGGGTTGACGGACGACGTTAGACGGCGGGTGACGGCCGTTTCGCTACCCGTGTATTAGGTCACGCACCCGCCGTTTCCTCCTCCAGTCCCCAATTTAGTTTCCCTCCCGCGTGTTCCTCCCGCTCTACTCATGGCGACCAGCTCCGGCGGTGGCGATGGCGGAGAAGGTCTCGACGGCTCCGGCGGCGGTGGTCGTTCTTCCGATGGCCGCCGCCCACAATGCGACCCTGTTGGCAAGTTGGGCCCCAACCCTGATGGCGATTCGGACTCGACGCTGGCTTGGGGAAAAGTTGTCCTGCCTCCGCCGTCCCAGTATGC
Above is a window of Triticum dicoccoides isolate Atlit2015 ecotype Zavitan chromosome 5B, WEW_v2.0, whole genome shotgun sequence DNA encoding:
- the LOC119306334 gene encoding protein PELPK1-like; translation: MASNASLLAVIMACALLGGHTCHGARHLADTTPAAAPPAAAAVPGLPAVPTRPTLPPMPAVPTVPAVTVPPMPTVPAMTVPPMPTVPAVTVPAVPQVALPPMPAVPSVPKVTMPPMPAAAVPKVTLAPMPAIVVPKVTVPPMPAIPSMPKVTLPPMPSIPTFNVPMPFLAPPPSA